One genomic segment of Amycolatopsis sp. Hca4 includes these proteins:
- a CDS encoding cold-shock protein gives MAQGTVKWFNAEKGFGFIAQDGGEGDVFVHYSEIEGRGFRTLEENQRVEFEVGQGQKGPQAQKVRAI, from the coding sequence GTGGCGCAAGGCACTGTGAAGTGGTTCAACGCGGAGAAGGGCTTCGGCTTCATCGCGCAGGACGGCGGCGAAGGCGACGTGTTCGTGCACTACTCGGAGATCGAGGGCCGCGGCTTCCGCACCCTCGAGGAGAACCAGCGAGTGGAGTTCGAGGTCGGCCAGGGTCAGAAGGGTCCGCAGGCCCAGAAGGTCCGCGCGATCTGA